One Struthio camelus isolate bStrCam1 chromosome 10, bStrCam1.hap1, whole genome shotgun sequence genomic region harbors:
- the ST3GAL2 gene encoding CMP-N-acetylneuraminate-beta-galactosamide-alpha-2,3-sialyltransferase 2 codes for MKCSLRFCFLSTAFLLVFIMSLLFTYSHHSITYLDPGGLSGIHRVKLVPGYAGMQRLSKAGLYLKSCACRRCTEDAGASEWFDSHYDSNISPVWTKENMDLPLDVQRWWMMLQPQFKSHNTHEVLSKLFQIVPGENPYSSRDPRRCRRCAVVGNSGNLRGSGYGREIDAHDFIMRMNQAPTVGFEGDVGSRTTHHFMYPESAKNLPANVSFVLVPFKTLDLLWIASALSTGQIRFTYAPVKPFLRVDKEKVQIYNPAFFKYIHDRWTEHHGRYPSTGMLVLFFALHVCDEVNVFGFGADSRGNWHHYWENNRYAGEFRKTGVHDADFEAHIIDMLAKTSKIEVYRGN; via the exons ATGAAGTGCTCGCTGCGCTTCTGCTTCCTCTCGACGGCCTTCCTGCTTGTCTTCATCATGTCCCTCCTCTTCACCTACTCCCACCACAGCATCACCTACCTGGACCCCGGCGGCTTGAGCGGCATCCACCGGGTCAAGCTGGTGCCCGGCTACGCGGGGATGCAGCGGCTCAGCAAAGCGGGGCTCTACCTGAAGAGCTGCGCCTGCCGCCGGTGCACGGAGGACGCgggagcctccgagtggtttGACAGCCACTACGACAGCAACATCTCCCCGGTGTGGACCAAGGAGAACATGGACCTGCCGCTGGACGTCCAGAGGTGGTGGATG ATGCTGCAGCCCCAGTTCAAATCCCACAACACCCACGAAGTCCTGAGCAAGCTCTTCCAGATCGTGCCTGGCGAGAACCCGTACAGCTCCCGCGACCCGCGGCGGTGCCGGCGCTGCGCCGTGGTGGGCAACTCGGGCAACCTGCGCGGCTCCGGCTACGGGCGAGAGATCGACGCGCACGACTTCATCATGAG GATGAACCAGGCCCCCACGGTGGGGTTCGAAGGCGACGTGGGGAGTCGGACCACTCATCACTTCATGTACCCGGAAAGTGCCAAGAACCTGCCTGCCAATGTCAGCTTTGTGCTGGTGCCCTTCAAAACCCTGGACCTGCTCTGGATTGCGAGTGCCCTCTCCACTGGCCAGATCAGATT cacgtATGCACCCGTGAAGCCTTTTCTGCGGGTGGACAAAGAAAAG GTGCAGATCTACAACCCTGCCTTCTTCAAGTACATCCACGACCGCTGGACGGAGCACCATGGGCGATACCCCTCCACCGGCATGTTGGTGCTCTTCTTCGCGCTTCATGTTTGTGATGAG GTGAACGTCTTCGGGTTCGGTGCTGACAGCCGAGGCAACTGGCACCACTACTGGGAGAACAACCGCTACGCCGGGGAGTTCAGGAAGACCGGGGTGCACGATGCCGACTTCGAGGCTCACATCATCGACATGCTGGCCAAAACCAGCAAGATCGAGGTTTACCGGGGCAACTGA